The sequence below is a genomic window from Blastopirellula retiformator.
TCCGACTTCACGCACTCCCCTAACAGGCTATGCGCATAGTCGAAGTCGTACTTTTGCTGCTTCATCATGCCGGTCGCATGATCAAACACCGACTGCAAACGTTTTCGCTTGGCTGGAGTGATCTCGTAGGCCGCTGAATCGGCCGTCGCGTTCTGCCCGTCCACGTCGCTATTTATCCACTATCAGAAGAAAAACTGGTCTACCGCCACCATAACCGCGACGAATCGTTATTCTAGCTGTACCAGGGTAATCGTGCCAAGTTCTTGGTAAACAAGAAGTTGGCGTCTTGTGAAACTTGCTCGTCCCGGGTTCAATCGAGAGAAAACAGGCTCCCCAACCCCCGAAAATCGGAATGCCGGAAAACGCCACTCACGCTCCTGGTAAGGCCTCCCTCGTTGGCGCAGGTCCGGGCGACGCCGGATTTATTACTTTACGTGGCGTCGAACTGTTAGCGGACGCCGACGTCGTCCTGTACGACTACCTGGCTAATTCAGCTCACCTGCGGCATGTGCGAGACGACGCCGAGCTCCACTGCCTAGGGCGACACGGTCAGGGAAAGCTCTGGTCGCAGGCCGAGATCAACCAGGCGATGGTCGACGCCGCCAAGCAGGGGCGGCATGTGGTGCGACTAAAGAGCGGCGACCCGACCGTCTTTGCCCGGGCGGCCGACGAGATCGAAGCGCTCAAGCAAAACGACGTCCCGTTTGAAATCGTTCCCGGCGTCACCACCGCTTTGGCGGCAGGCGCTTGTGCCGGCGTTCCGGTTACCGACTCGCGGTTCGCCTCGGCGGTCGCCCTGGTCACCGGCCGCGAAAAGCCAGGCAAGTCAGACGACGCCATCGACTATTCGGCATTGGCCAAGTTCCCCGGCACGCTGGTGATGTACATGGGGGTCACTTCGGCTCCGGTCTGGTCGGCCGGATTGATCGACGGCGGCAAGTCGCCCGAGACGCCCTGTGCGATCATCCGCCGCTGCAGTTGGCCCGATCAGGAAACGTACCAATGTACGCTGGGCGAGATCGGCAATTTGCTCCATTCCGGCTCCGAAATCCGCCCGCCGGTGATCGTCGTCGTTGGCGAAGTGGCGCGCCAAGCGTCAGCTGACAACTGGTTTCAGCAGCGACCGTTGTTCGGTGAGCGGATCTTGATCACCCGGCCTGAACACCAAGCCGACGATTTGGCCCACACGCTGGCCGAACTGGGCGCCGACGTCTATCTGCAACCGGCGATTCAAATCTCGCCGCCGCTCGATTGGCGCCCGATCGACGCGGCGATTGGCGGTTTGCACGACTACGATTGGCTGGTCTTCTCCAGCGCCAACGGCGTCCGCTACTTTCTTGATCGGCTGTTTGAATTGGGAGACGACCTCCGCGCGGTCGGCCATCTGCGGATCGCAGCCATTGGCCCCGGCACCGCCGACACGCTGGCTGACTACTACCTGACGGCTGACGT
It includes:
- the cobA gene encoding uroporphyrinogen-III C-methyltransferase; amino-acid sequence: MPENATHAPGKASLVGAGPGDAGFITLRGVELLADADVVLYDYLANSAHLRHVRDDAELHCLGRHGQGKLWSQAEINQAMVDAAKQGRHVVRLKSGDPTVFARAADEIEALKQNDVPFEIVPGVTTALAAGACAGVPVTDSRFASAVALVTGREKPGKSDDAIDYSALAKFPGTLVMYMGVTSAPVWSAGLIDGGKSPETPCAIIRRCSWPDQETYQCTLGEIGNLLHSGSEIRPPVIVVVGEVARQASADNWFQQRPLFGERILITRPEHQADDLAHTLAELGADVYLQPAIQISPPLDWRPIDAAIGGLHDYDWLVFSSANGVRYFLDRLFELGDDLRAVGHLRIAAIGPGTADTLADYYLTADVIPGEYRAEALVAALQDEAAGQRFLLPRASRGRDVLPNGLTAAGGEVTEIVVYQSVDTVELSPELLEAWDEQPIDYVLVTSSAIARATVRLLGERAKETKFVTISPITSGALREVGAEPAVEASVYTMDGVLEALLQHVAGK